A window of the Atribacterota bacterium genome harbors these coding sequences:
- a CDS encoding solute carrier family 23 protein, translating into MNSKPQPETIDYTKQGLPQTIILGLQHGFTMFSATVLVPIITGLDISVALFMAGVGTLLFHLVTGNKVPAFLGSSFAFIAPIMLVADKFGIPYALGGIVVAGLIYLLFSLLVSHFGPEKIIAFFPPVVTGPVIMVIGLKLAPTAIDMASENWWLALVGFLIVVLITSYTRGFLKVIPVLLGIVIGYIVAAIFGLVDFTPIAEAKWLGFPQFTIARFNWNAIMIVAPVALVTVIEHIGDVLAIGATAEKDFVKNPGLHRTLLGDGLATSVSAFFGGPANTTYSENTGVLALTKVYNPIVMRIAAVFAIIIGLVPKLGAIIASIPGALIGGISIILFGMIAAVGVRTVVENKVNFEKSRNLIIAATILILSLGGVSIPIPLGTGQIEIEGMALGALVGIILNKIMPE; encoded by the coding sequence ATGAATTCAAAACCGCAACCAGAAACTATTGACTACACTAAACAGGGTTTACCTCAAACAATTATACTTGGATTACAACATGGATTTACCATGTTCAGTGCCACAGTACTTGTTCCCATTATTACCGGACTTGATATATCGGTCGCATTATTTATGGCCGGTGTAGGAACATTATTATTTCATTTAGTAACAGGGAATAAAGTTCCTGCATTTTTAGGTTCTTCTTTTGCATTTATTGCCCCTATTATGTTAGTAGCGGATAAATTTGGTATTCCATATGCATTAGGAGGTATCGTTGTCGCTGGGTTAATCTATTTACTATTTTCCCTTTTAGTAAGTCATTTTGGACCTGAAAAAATCATTGCCTTTTTCCCACCCGTGGTTACAGGACCGGTAATTATGGTCATAGGTTTAAAATTAGCACCCACTGCCATTGATATGGCCAGTGAGAACTGGTGGCTTGCACTGGTAGGTTTTTTAATAGTTGTTTTAATAACATCATATACCCGTGGTTTTTTGAAAGTTATCCCTGTTTTGCTGGGAATAGTAATTGGTTATATTGTTGCAGCGATATTTGGCCTGGTTGATTTTACCCCAATTGCTGAAGCAAAATGGTTAGGGTTCCCTCAGTTTACAATTGCCAGGTTTAACTGGAATGCTATTATGATTGTAGCACCGGTTGCATTAGTAACGGTTATTGAACATATCGGAGATGTACTGGCAATTGGAGCAACAGCAGAAAAAGATTTTGTTAAAAATCCAGGGTTACACAGGACGTTATTAGGTGATGGTCTGGCAACTTCCGTATCTGCCTTTTTCGGCGGTCCCGCTAATACAACTTATTCAGAAAACACAGGGGTATTGGCATTAACAAAAGTATACAACCCCATTGTAATGCGCATCGCGGCTGTATTCGCAATAATTATTGGGTTAGTACCTAAATTAGGTGCAATTATTGCCTCTATTCCTGGAGCATTAATTGGTGGTATTTCTATTATATTGTTTGGTATGATTGCAGCGGTGGGAGTGAGAACAGTAGTTGAAAACAAAGTTAACTTTGAAAAATCAAGAAATTTAATAATTGCAGCAACGATCCTGATTTTATCTTTAGGCGGAGTTTCAATACCAATTCCGTTAGGGACCGGACAAATTGAAATCGAAGGAATGGCCTTAGGTGCACTGGTAGGAATTATTCTTAATAAAATAATGCCTGAGTAA
- the murI gene encoding glutamate racemase — MTKASKEQRPIGLLDSGLGGLSVFREVKKQLPLENIIYFGDTAHAPYGEKKDEQIVKYVLSIIDFLIKENAKLIIIACNTATAVALEKVKDKYTIPIIGVIQPGAVEATTRTKNNRIGIIGTEVTIRNKSYEKIIKEINPSITTFSNSCSNQVIREMEENSLRNKGRIQSLIGECVKPIVDNSIDTLILGCTHYPFLRSYIEKEINQQIILVDPAEATVKQAHDWLIAYRLINNQNHKIDKFFISGNPVLFTEIAEILLGYHPGDFQKIIL; from the coding sequence TTGACAAAAGCCAGTAAAGAACAAAGACCAATTGGTTTATTAGACTCCGGTTTGGGTGGTTTAAGTGTTTTTAGAGAAGTAAAAAAACAATTGCCCCTGGAAAATATCATCTACTTTGGTGATACTGCCCATGCTCCTTATGGTGAAAAGAAAGATGAGCAAATTGTTAAATATGTATTGTCTATTATAGATTTTTTAATTAAAGAGAATGCGAAATTAATAATCATTGCCTGCAATACAGCCACTGCAGTAGCCCTGGAAAAAGTAAAAGATAAATATACCATTCCGATAATTGGAGTAATCCAGCCAGGAGCAGTAGAGGCAACTACCAGAACAAAAAATAACCGGATTGGCATAATCGGCACAGAAGTAACAATCCGAAATAAAAGTTACGAAAAGATTATCAAAGAAATAAATCCTTCTATTACTACTTTCAGTAATTCCTGCAGTAATCAGGTTATTAGAGAAATGGAAGAAAACTCCCTGCGAAATAAAGGCAGGATCCAATCATTAATAGGAGAGTGTGTAAAACCAATAGTTGATAATAGCATTGATACGCTAATTCTTGGCTGCACCCATTACCCATTTTTAAGGAGCTATATCGAGAAAGAGATCAACCAGCAAATCATATTGGTCGATCCTGCTGAAGCTACTGTCAAACAGGCACATGATTGGCTCATAGCATACAGATTAATTAATAACCAGAACCATAAAATTGATAAGTTTTTTATAAGTGGTAATCCGGTGTTATTTACAGAGATTGCAGAGATATTATTGGGCTATCATCCCGGAGATTTTCAAAAGATAATTTTATAG